In the genome of Phragmites australis chromosome 9, lpPhrAust1.1, whole genome shotgun sequence, the window TTCAACCAGCAGATCAAGAACTTCGAGCAGACGCTGGACCAGACGAAGCGCAAGCTGGGCTCGTCCCTGGCGCGCAGCATCTTCTACGTGGGCATGGGCAGCAACGACTACCTCAACAACTACCTCATGCCCAACTACAACACCCGCAACGAGTACAACGGCGACCAGTACTCCACCCTCCTCGTGCAGCACTACACCAAGCAGCTCAACGTACCCTCTGATCTGCTGCGGCATGCACGCATGCTTGATTCTCACATCGATATGATCTCGCGCCATTAGTTGTTTCTGATGCATGGAATGGAATGGATCTCTTCTGCAGAGCTTGTACAACTTGGGCGCGCGGAAGTTCGTGATCGCCGGGGTGGGGTCGATGGCCTGCATCCCCAACATGCGCGCGCGGAGCCCGCGCAGCGTGTGCTCCCCGGACGTGGACGACCTCATCGTCCCCTTCAACAACAAGGTGAAGGCCATGGTGAGCAGCCTCAACGCCAACCGCCCGCGCGCCAAGTTCATCTACGTCGACAACTACGCCATGATCTCCGAGGTCCTCCGCAACCCCGGGTCCTACGGTGCgtaatccatccatccatccatccatccatccatccatccaccgACCGACGTATATACGGCTCGGCGCATTCATTCATCCATTGGTCTGGCGGGTTTTTGTTGATCGATCGATGCGTGGGgttgcctgcctgcctgcatgcatgcaggattCAGCGTGGTCGACCGCGGGTGCTGCGGCATCGGGAGGAACCGTGGGATGATCACCTGCCTGCCGTTCCAGCGGCCGTGCCCCAACCGGAACACCTACATCTTCTGGGACGCCTTCCACCCCACGGAACGGGTGAACGTGCTGCTCGCCAGGGCCGCATTCAATGGCGGCACCGACGTCGCCTTCCCCATGAACATCCAGCAGCTCGCCGCATGGCAGCCGTAGACGGCGGAGAGATCGATAGTATCCTCTCAAGGAGTGTCCATCATATCGATGCATGGTTTTGCAGCAGCAGTGTGTGGTACTAGTAGTATATATGGTCATGTACGTGCAGGAGGGAGCTGAACCGAGTGACGGTGTGTGTCCAGTGTCCTGTTTGGAGTAGAAGCATGTCTGTTGTTTTTTGTTCGTCAGTGTTCAGTAGTACCTGTACCAGATCAGGGAGATCAGCGGAGTTATTCAGTAGATTTGTGTGGTTGTCTTCAGTGTTTGCCAGTTTAATGATAATAAAGCTGTACCTTTAATCGTGTTGCTCTGACGAATGAtccatattttaaaaaaatcttttctcATTTATTTGGAGTTCAAGTTTTTGCACACGTAAAGATTGAGCGCATGTTTTTATGTATGATTCATTGCAAAGGAATTTCATAAGAATTTATTAGAATTATAGTTCAGCTCTAGCAGGAATATGAAGACAGGCAATGGGCCGAGTTTAGCCCAGTAAGCCACTTCGTCTCCAACTAAAATCAATAATCTTCtcctaaaaaattcaaatcaaatcaataaCCTGTAGATGCCTCTCCACTCATTTCCCCTGCTACAGTTCAGCGAGGCAAAAACGAAGGCGATCTTCGATCCGGCTAACATCTAGTCGGTTCCCTCTCTCCTCCGACGGCCTTAGCGATGCCTGAGGGGGAGAGGAACCGAGCTGGCGTGGCTTGCGTAGGATTTAGCTAATACTAGCATGCAAATTATGTATTAGCTTCTTAAGGTTTCCATGGTGGCGTCGGTGCAACGCCCGATTAGAATAGATAGCTAGGTCCCTCGAGCTCTTCTCCGGAGACGGTGGCGCCTACGACGTGACCTTCGGCGATGAACTTGCGAGGTACGACTTCGTATGCCTAATGCTCTCGGTTTGGATTGGAGTCTTTTGGTCCACTTTTTCTAGGTCGATGTGctttttttattaaagaaaTAATTCCGGTCTTTTGCATTCTGACAGCCTCTTATTCATTATCACATAGTTTTATCTTGGAACATTGAAAATATAGGAGGATAAAGAAAAAAACTATAGTTTGACATAAGGATTATCCACATATTCTATAATTAAGCCACCACCCATTCTCGACGAACATTTCCATAGTCACCACCTCTAAAGCTTGGCTAGCCTTCAAGAAATCTTCCATTTGTTCCTCCCTCTAAAGCAATCTCTAGAACCACAACCAATAGTTTCTCCTAAAAATTACATGCAATAAAGATATATTAAAAGTATGATTGAACAATATATCATTTCTACATAACTATATTGAACAAAAAATGACATCTACCCTCACTAGCATCTTGTTCTTAGTTCTCACTCCCTTTTCTCTGGCCAACTACCCATAATGTGACTCGTATTGCTAGGCTTTTTAATACCTAAGGCAATAGATCAGATGATTTGCCAACAATTTCTAGCAAAGTGGTATTGGAAGAAAATGTGATTGATGGTTTCATTCTGGTtgcaaaaacaatacttttgtTTTCCattctagtttttttatcaaattattCTCGATCAAAAGAACACCTTTTCCTAAGTAccataaaaaaatcttaatctTAAACAGAATCTTGAGTTTCAACAGATATTTAGCAGTGATAATGGTAAGTTTTGATACCATTTGCTTGTACATGGATTGAACAGAAAATAGTCCATGTGCATGCAAATCCCACCTATATATGTCTGGTTCATTACATAATTGAACAAAAGATAGTTGTGACAATATATGTTGCAATACAATTAATTTATCTCCTATAATTGGTCTGCGAAAGGAGAGGTTTAGCGGTAGAGATCGCATAACATCTTCCATTGTGGCTTATTTCCTTCGAACCATATTATACAATGTCGGATATTACACACTAAGAGGAGCATTACCTAACCATTTATCATTTTAGAACCTAGTCTGGCTACCATTGTGAACTTAGAAGGAACCCCATTTGAGAAAGTTATTTTTAACTTTCATGAGCCCTGACCAGAATGACAATCTTCTGGTTTTCCTTCCACTTAGGTAAGCATGTTACCGCCAAGATATTTATTTCTAAGTATTCTTTGTCAAACCTCATCCTCATTAAGTAGCAGATAAAGTCACTTGCTAAGAAGACATATATTCTTAACTGAGAGATCAACAATGCCAAGTCCTCTCTGGTCTTTTGGCTGATATAGAATATTCCATCTAGCTAGTCTATATTCTTCTTATGATCGTCCCCTTGCCAAAAGAATCTGGATCTAAGATAGTCCAATCTTTTAAGGACACCACGAGGAACCTCAAAGAAAGATATCATAAAGATAGAAAGACAACTTAAGACTGAGTTGATGAGCTCCCTACAGATATAAGTTTATCCTTCCAACTGCTTAATTTCTTCTTGAACCTCTCTTCAACCCCTCTCCAATCCCTATTTCTTAGTTTCCTATGTGTCATAGGAATACCGAGGTATTGAAAGGGTATCTGACCAGCATTACAACCAAATAAATGTGTGTATTGGTCCTCGCATTCTTTAGCATCACCATGATAAAAGAGTTTACTCTCATGAAAGTTAATCTTCAAGACAGAGAGTTATTCAAATACACAAAGTATAAGCATcatatttttagcctttttaagaTTATGATCCATGAAGATGATAGTACTATCTGCATTGCAAAATTAATAATCCATCTTCCACTAAGTGTGGGACAATTTCAGTGATCTGCATATCTTCTTAGGCTCTTGATATTATTACTATTAGCATATCTGCCACAATATTAAAAAGAATATGCGAGAGGGGATCACACTACCTAAGTCCTTTATGAGTTTATAAATAAGGTGCAACTTCATCATTGACTTTAATTCCTACATACCCCCAGACATAATATTATGGATCCAACTACACCATTTTACTGAAAATCCTTTCATTCTCTGATGGAGGAAGGACCATTTCACTTTACCATATGCCTTCTAGAAGTCAATCTTAAGTATCACCCCATTCTGTTTTTTCATATGCAATTAATGGATGGTCTCATGAAGTATTATGACCCCTTCCATTATATTATGACCGGACATTAAGGTTGTTTGCGTAGGACGTGTTATTTTAGCAGCCACAATATTTATTCAATTAGTGACagctttattaaaaaaatttaaagctGACATTAAGAAGGTATATAGGACGATACTCTTAAATTTTCAACACATTACTTATTTTAGAAAGAAACGTAATCACACCAAAATTCAAGCTGAAGAGAGGGAAATCTTCTGAATGGAAGTCTCTAAACATATCCAAGAGATCTTTTTTTAATGATGTCTCAAAAGACTTGGTAAAATTCAGCTGAGAAACTATCTAGGCCTGGAGCTTTATTATGCTCCATTTGGAAAATTACCCTTCGTATCTCTTTCTCCTCGAATGGTGcagtaaatattttattttcactATCACAAACTTGGGGAATATCATGCCTTATTGACTcatctatttcaaaaaaattctattCAGTTTTGCAAAACAAACCCTTATAATATTTTGTGATATATTTCTTGAGATTGGCGTCTTCAATAATAACGTCCTCCTCTTGTTCCAATTTATAAATTCTCTTCTTCCTATGTTTCCCACTAGCTACTAAttgaaaatatttagtattaTCATCTCtctctagtagctcttggacctTAGCTCGTTGATACTATTTGAGCTTTTTTTCTCTTAGTATGTGAGCTAATCTTTCATTAAgataatgcttgaaagctaTCTCATTAGGCGTTAAAGGATTATGCTCTGGCTTCTTATCAAGCTCATCAATTTTCATTATAAGctgtttattttcctttttgagtATGCTTGAGGTATGTTTAGCCCAACCCTGCAAGTATTATCGCAGTGCTCTGATTTTGTTCTGCCATCTTTCAATAGAATTATTACATCGCTGCCTCAATTGCCATATGTTGGTTACCATGTCATGAAAACCATCACGGATCAACCACCCTAATTTAAATTTGAAGAGAGGATGTTTACTATGATGGAAGACAACTCCCGCATTGAGTAATAATGGAGTATGATCAAATCGGGACCTATCAAGTACCTCAACCGTGACCTTGAGATATTTCAGTTCCCACTATGTACTCATAAGAACACGATCCAACTTTCAAAAGTTGGGGGTCTAAATTATCTGCCCATGTATATTGTCTTCTAATCATTTTAATTTCTCGTAGATCCAATGAATCAATTATTGCATTGAATATTCAGGGCCATCTAGGATCAAAGTTATCATTATTCTTGTCCTCGGATCATCACATGATATTGAAATCCCCCCTATAATAATTAGGTTAGATTCCAAACTACAAACCTGAGCCATCTCCGTAAGAAATTCAACTTTATCTTCATCCTGGGTCGGTCCGTAGACCACATATAATGCCCAAACGAAcccatcatatttattttttaagagaaaTTTTGAGTAAAAATCTCCCTTTACAATGGAACCAATATCAAACACCGATGTGTTGACCCTCATAATCATTCCACCTGATCTACCCCTTGGAGGcatagggcctgtttggatagGCTGTGGCTTTGAAATTTCTAGCTAGCTGAGGAAGCGACTGTGGTTGTTAAATTTTGGTTGTTGGctattataataaaattttagcttctcagcacactcAAAAGCCATAAAAGCTAGATAAAACCTACTTCtcaaattttagtttatttcagccACAACTGCTTTCTCAGCCAGCTAAAAGCCACCAAAAGCCAGGGCCAGAAGCCAGCTATTTGGATAGCTTCTgttttgagagagaaaaaaataaaaaaaagcctATCCAAATGGGGGATAGTATGCCACAGATAATCCATACCACAAGTGTCCACGCCACCATCTTGATTGTTCACAACATCAACGCCTGGAACATACATGCGAGAAGGTAGCACCTCAGATCCCCGGTCCAGTGTGGTGGCCACCGGATAGTGCTCCAACGACGCCACTGCCAAGCCCCAAGCCACGGTCAGAGCATCAACCATGGCCAATGACGAACGCACATCCGTTGCCTCCGCTTTGAGCGTTGACAATTCCGCCTCCTTTTTAGCCATCATCAATTGGCAGCAGGCAACTCGATCGAGTCCTACCCTAGTGATTCAACGTCCACTCCATCGAACTCATCTTGATCATAGAATGATTGGACCCTCTGATCGACACAGGTTTAGAAATTAGATACTCCTGTGGAAAATCTCCATCAACATGCAAATTAGAAACCATACCAGAGAGAGTTTCTGAGTGACATGATTCCAACTCGTTCTTGCCGTCTACTGTCAATGTATTATCTTCAGCAATAATCATGTCTACTAGCTCATATAATAGCTTATCGACGGCCTTATCGATTTTATATTCAGCCATTGCACTAACATGCTCGTCATCTTTTGCATCATGCTCAGCATTTGAATCCTCCTGCATAGCATCTTCCATATTATCATGGTTCAATCTTATCTTCCCACTCTTGGAAGGTCATCACTCCCTCACCATGTTCAGTCCTCACATATTTGATGGCAACCATCCATTGTAGCTCCACTTTACACGAAAACTGGACGATAAACCCATCTCCATGATCCTGTACCATCCACGGCCACCTAACCGGAATAAGACATGCCAACTCGGATTTTATAAGTCCAACCAGGACAACACCTTCTGTGATGTGGATCAAAGCATATGCGCTTTCTTTCTTTGGTATTATGCTTGCCGATGCACCATATGAAGGAATTTGGAAGAAGCCTAGATGATCACTGGTGAAGCCACAGAACATTCCAACCGGTTTTGGAGCACGTAACAGAGGGCACACAGGGGTAAGATGCTCCTCATCATAAATACAGCAACAAAGAACACTCTTCAACTTCTTCCCTACGATATTTGTGCCTTTGGCAAGCCCACTTCCCTCGGTCTTGTCTGCGATGTGCTTTCGAGTCCCTGGTCTTTTACTCCGGTGACTATGGATTCAATTTCTGGGTTGCCATTTTTGGTGCACCTGAAGATGGTGACGTTAGTCTAGTCTTCTTCTCTAACAAGGAACAACCAATATTCGTTCAACGTTCTACATACGTCTCGAATTCGAGGCATTGTTTCCCACGATAGCTCAAAATTGAAGTCCCTTTGATGAATGTTGAAGAAGTCATTGATTATATCTTCAGTGCTCTTAGGCGTCTGCTCAGCAAGCAATTGTGGAGATCGACAACAACGAAGCTTTTGTTAGTGTCCTTGGGGATGTAGCATTGTAATTTAGCAGCTTGATAAGGGCCTCTTTGCAAAGTGCAAGAACATGTGTGATGTCGATGTACTCCAcccgttcagaaatagtagacgcatttttttagaaaagttaaaATTTGTGTACTTTAACTAACATTACTACATAACCTATCATAAATGACGgctcatcagtatcggttcggCTAAAACCACCACTGATACATCATTAGTGCCAGTTCATACCAAATTAGCATTATCAgtgcatcactgtcggtttttttaataatcatcactaccagtttataATAAAAACCAacattaataatatcactaccagtttttaTTACGAACCGGTGATGCATAAGGCGAGACCCGAATTTTTGATGCATCGTGGTTTTTAGCTCGGTGGCCTCACATCCGGGTCTCTTATCCcttcccccctctctcttttatctctcttctctctctctctctctctctccctctcatttcGGTGTGGCACAGGAGAGGAAGGGAAGGGCGAGCACGTGCGGGGGCCGGAGCACGCGCGATGGCAGAGCACATGTGGTGACGGTGGTTGAGCGGGCACGATGGCAGAGCGC includes:
- the LOC133928902 gene encoding GDSL esterase/lipase At1g71691-like, yielding MAAAAILLLLFAFGGATAQVFPPWNGTFPIGPGFGSVGSGPGAAAAGTTGVPAMFVFGDSLTDNGNNNDLTSLAKANYLPYGIDFAGGPTGRFSNGYTMVDEIAQLLGLPLLPANSEASGDAALHGVNYASAAAGILDNTGQNFVGRIPFNQQIKNFEQTLDQTKRKLGSSLARSIFYVGMGSNDYLNNYLMPNYNTRNEYNGDQYSTLLVQHYTKQLNSLYNLGARKFVIAGVGSMACIPNMRARSPRSVCSPDVDDLIVPFNNKVKAMVSSLNANRPRAKFIYVDNYAMISEVLRNPGSYGFSVVDRGCCGIGRNRGMITCLPFQRPCPNRNTYIFWDAFHPTERVNVLLARAAFNGGTDVAFPMNIQQLAAWQP